gcgccactcatcttgtgagtggacacaccgtcatagtgacagtattgggcagcgccactcatcctgcgagtggacacaccgtcatagcagcatgtacaacactccccaataggaagaaaacccgctgggttgttcatcctgtcacttgtacccagacacagctgggaaggGGGGAATATGTGGGCTGTACGCTAGAGCCATACATTCTAGTACTGGTTTTAAATACACAGTATATAGTATCCTGGGGTGACCCCTTGAGATTCCCGGAGGCTGTTGCATACGCTGCTGATCTTGCTTTGTTTACATGTGCCTCTGTGGCCAAGACCTATACTGGTCGCTTGCTGACCGGGAGGTACCTTCCCATCGTGCAGGCGCGGCACGACTgccctcctttctcctcctcccaTCCTCCTTGTTTTGCGTTTAATGGTGTCGAGCTCCTGTGGCCACTTATTAGACAATTATATGTAAAATTACATATAATTTTACAGCATTTTAACATCAACCATGTCAGCTGTTGTTAGTTTCACATCGCGATTGCTTTATCCACCCCCGTGTTCATGAGGCTATCCTCCCAATGCCTTCAAAGTTTGCCAGTGtaggctactgatcacatgaccctgtatgactaaccatcctgcgaagtAAGGAGTTTTAGTATCCCACAGCTGGCTCCTGACACTACGCaaaccttcatatagtctagggtagctgcataaaTGACCAGGCACCTTAGCATGTTAAGTCAAAAATATGAAGGCTGTTTCCCAGGAAAGAGTGACCTTAATAACACAAGATGTTCCGCGCTTGGTCTAGGGCATAACATTCACTACTTACACACAGAAGTCCcaataatgtgatgcatcaaatgaacaaatccacaagggccgtgacgaggatacggacgtaggttcgaattctcgtcacggcccttgtggatttgttcattctctACTTGATTCACTACTATAATACTCTAGATATAATCTAGGTTGGTTATTCACGCACATCTAAATGTACTTTCAGGGTTATGCACTAGCTCTTGAGCCCCGTCACAGTTGTTGTTGCTTGTCAAGAGCACTAGATCCCGATCATCATGTTTTCTGTAATAATTACCTTACCTGTCCCTGATGAAATGATTAGCTGGTCCTACAGTCCTTGTTTCATCAAGTATTCTAGTACTCCTAGTCGTCTCACCCATATGTTCGGTTATTACCTTAATATTTACCAGTCTCTGAAGCTGCCTCTTACCTCTAGGAACCGTTCCTGACCTCTTGTGAATACGCCCCCATGGAAGCTGCCATTAAATTCCTCATAGTTTTTCATTCCACACTTGTTTTCGTGAACttttatttcaatttaatatattTGGATATGGGGCCACTTCGGTTGTTTCTTGTCCTTAACACAAACGCTCCAGAACAGCTTCCAGGGGtatgttgtgtatttttttttatattactgCATGTATTTCTTTTCTGGATGCcaattgtgattttacttctactgtgcattttattttttttcgtaGTAATGACCTCTTTGTATTTTTCCTTCAGGATTCTCAACATGGGGGAAGAAGATGGGCAAGAAACTGGAGCAGCTGACACGGGGAGAGAGCAAGGAGCACATCCACTTCCCCCTGGGGTCCACTCGCACTCGCCGCAGGAACTGGCGACCTAACAAGGATGTAGAGACGCTGCCGGTGTCCCCGAAGGAGGCCAAGACCGCCCCGCCCCGCCAGCCTCGCAGGGCTAAAGTGGACCGCGTCGAGAGCATCCGTAATCTCTTCCGTCGTTCTCGTAGCTGGGACTCCGCGAAAGACCTGGAGGATCTACCGGTAACGAGAACCACTAAGTCATCGGACTCGAGTGTTGACGGCGCGAAGGGTCTCGCTCGAGACTCCGATAATGTGTATGAGTCTCTCAAGGATGTGGACAGTGGACCAGTGGGTATGAAATCTACAACGTTGTTTAGAAGCGCATCCACGTCCCATCTGCCAGGTTGCgaggtgggtgtgggcgtggagaGTGTGGGCGCGGGGGAGGCGCGGACAGAGGGCGCCGAGGAGGTCGGGGAGGGCGAGTGTGAAGGAAAGACGAGCGAAGGCGAGAAGTCTACCAAGAAGGGTCAATTTCCGTATGCGTTCCTGAGATCCAGACTGACCTCGGTCGCGGAGGAGCAAGCGACCGCTAGGGAAGAGTGTGGTGACAGCGGACGGGGCACCGGCAGCCACTGCGGCAGCATTTCTGATGTCAGAACTTCTTATTCGGAGACATCCGACTCTAAGTCTTCCTTTTCAGAAAATTCGGACACAAAGTCGTCTTGTTCGGACTCGTCAGATAATAAATGGGTtcgtgaggaggacgaggaggaggatggCGAGGAGACAGTGAGAGGCGAGGAGGCGAGTTCCCGGGTCACCAGGACAGGAGAGGACGCGGGCACCAAATCCTCCGCCAGGGACGTTGTCTCTCCCATCCCCGCACCAACTGGTTTCGGTGACGGTGATTTCGTAGTGACTGTGCGTGTACAGGCGGCGGCAGGGGGCGACGCGCGAACCTCCACCGTATATATTGAGCGCGAGTCTGACGAAGTCACCTGTGAACATGTCTCTAGGAAATCCTTACTGCTAAAACAAACGGAAAACAAATTAGGTGGTAGCATTAAAGCTGCTGTTAACCTGGCAGTGTTGACGGACGAGGAGAAGCTCGGAGCGCGGCAGGCTGCGTGTTGCCACCGCTGCTGTGATCCTCTACACCAGCAAGAATACGCTCCTTTGCCACCCGTCAGGAGGCGCCAACGATCCCAGCCCCGCATTCACACCCGCATGAGCTACCCGGCGGCCTCCTCCTCCACCGACACCCTCTACGAAGTCATATACCCTGCGGACGCCTACTCTAAACGCGCCTCGCTTGATCTAGAACGCCTAAATTCCAGAGTAGAACCCATAGACAGATGTGATCAACTAAACCGGTTCGATCGGCTAGATCGAGACGACCGTATCATTGAGCATGTACTAGAGACGAGACGCAGGTACTCTCGTTCAGTTTCCTTAGACCGCGCCGAGTCGTGGAGATGGCGGGATTCCCTCCAAAGTGACGACTGTGACGCAGATTCTTTGTACAGTGAGTCTGGGTACCGACGCAGGGCGCCGAGCCTGCCCCGCGCTccctcctccaccgccacacttcCACAGCCGCCACTAAAAAACAAAAGCTTCAGGTTGGTGCGCCTGGTGAAGGACGACTCCGACGAAGGCCTGGGACTCTACATCTCAGGCCAGAGGGCTCTTGGCTACGCCATCGCTCACATCCTGCCTGGCGGGCTCACCGACAGGTAAGTCTTCACCACAactctcttcttctcttcactAACACTGCGTCTGTAATTCACCATTTAGTTTCGCTATCCATTACCTTATTATTTATGACAAAAAATGTAAGAACTATGTCTCTAACCTTATTAGCTCGACGATCACCATAACTAGAACAGTAATCTTCACTCGCAAGTAAACTTTGAAGAAGCTCTtcagtataataatatatatatatatattttgagatatatacaagagttcgttacattcttgtacagccactagaacgcgtaacgtttcgggcaggtccctggaatacgatccccacgaagaatcgtttttacaaccaagtacccattttactgttgagttaaacagacacAGTAaagaatttgcgcccagtaaatcctccccggccaggatacgaacccatgacaaagcgctcgcggaacgccaggcgagtgtcttaccactgcaccacggaaacTGGAAGATGCATTTTTAGAAGAGACTTTTTACGATGCATATAAGTCAAATGGGAGATTGCCCTCGATCTGTGTAATCCAGCCGTGTTAACTTCACTCGGGAGAGAGAAATGTACCTAAGATCTTGTACAGCGAGGCAGGGGCTGCTAGACGCCAGTGTTAGTACACTTAGACGTCCAAGTGTAGCTGGCCTCTGAATGAAACACTACACACATAACGCACTCAATTTCACACTCTCAATTCTCTTTTGACTTTAAATTCTCTTTTACATTAAATTGACGGTAATGTATGCCCCCAACATGTCAAGGGGTAAATTTAATCATTTATCCTTTTATAAGTGCTACAGGTAAGTGTAGGggcctgacaactgagtggacagcacttcggattcgtagtcctgaggttccgggttcgatccccggtggaggcgaaaacaaatggggcacagagttttttttcactctgatgcccctgttacctagcagtaaataggcacctgggagttagacagctgctacgggctgcttccttgggagtgtgtcgaggaggcctggtcggggaccgggtcgcggggacgctaagcccccgaaatcatctcaagataacttcaagataacggtGAGAGAAGTACGCCAAGATTCGGGCTCACCGTAGGCCGTgcaacttggaactttttgttccaggtagcgaatcttaaacaacaacatacgCCAAGATCATATATTGCCTGCACCGTGGTAACCTCAGCAACGCGATCCATCTTGTTGATTGATGGCTTCCCGACGGTGTCGTCTTCAAGGAGGTGAGAGTAACGCCGAGGGACGCTCGCTGTCCTCCCACACCATTTGTTTCCTGCCCTCAAAGGGTAATGAGATTTTGAACAGCAAATTTGTCAAATTTAGCGGCGAATCGATAGATAACTTTACATGGTTCGTGtccaggtggtgtgggtgtgtgtgtttactatttgtgcctgcaggatcaagctgttagctcttggactccgcctttctgtcggttgtctaatgtactgaatcgtcttgttgtttgttgttatagattcagctactgggaacaaaaagttcctagtagcacgggctatggtgagcccgtagtggacttacctaataCAGGACCGGGGTTGTGGAATCGtcctatgttgttgttgttgttatagattaagctactcggaacaagttccaagtagcacgggctatggtgagcccgtagtggacttatctggcacagagcGGTGCCGTCTGCGTGGAATcgtcctgattgattgattgatgaaaattaagccacccaagaggtggcacgggcatgaatagcccgtaagtggtggcccttttgagccattaccagtatcaagagctgatactggagatctgtggaggtgcgactgcaccctgcgtcacgggagatgtctcccgttctGGAATCgtcatatgttgttgttgtttcagatttagccactcagaacaaaagttccaagtagcaccggctatggtgagcccgtggtggacttacctggcacaggagcggtgctgaaaacggaatcgtcatattttcctgtcatatataCTACGTATCTATGTGtctttgggggtggggggggggacaggacagGCTTGAGTCAGATGAGTTTTCCATACTGTTGAGAGAGCTTCAACCGCCTGCGTTTTCTTTTGGCATAAGACCGAGAAATTGGTTTGTATATTTACCACGGGGAGGTCTCCCCATCACTACCAGAACTTAGTCAACTATtacgcaccccatacccatcctgtgggcggtgggggAAAGGATTACAgatgcacataatgggttcatgaagacacccaactgggcggcagttttacagtcatgtgcatgctgcacctacagtaagcaaattgttAATACTTCGTTGTTGTCTGGGCAAAAGACAACAACAACTCTCTCTCGCCAAGGtgaaacatgagagagagagagagagagagagagagagagagagagagagagagagagagagagagagagagagaaggtgattTCGATCCCATTGCATGACCTCAATATTTACTCATTAATCACGTTCTTGTCCTTTCAACTAATGCAGCTCACatatatccacgttttctatgcttaggttcgttaggttaggtgggtgactTGGGTTCGTGCGTTTCAGTACCACCTTATTTGTATTCTGTGGCAAATCTAAGAGAACTGGCTAGCTAGAGAGCAGTTTGGACAGAGGCAACTTGATTATAAAGTTTACTGACGTCAACAACCGTATTGGTGTTTAGAAATGGACTATGCCAGCAACCAACCACAACAGCCTCTATTCCCCCTCACCTCATTCCCTCTCCCTCGCATCACCGGATATCCTCCGTGTCGTTACCGTACACTGAGGCTGTACGTGAGCGCTTAAGACGGCACGTGACCCCTTATAACGGTACGTGCCACCAGGAGATTGGACCCCACCCCACCAAGGGCTTGGACCCCACCCAACAAGGGCTTGgaccccaccacctgcctcccaggaGCTGCTGGAGTTCTTCCACCAGCACCACGACGGTTCTGACCCACTTGGTGCTGGGACGAGGCTGCTGGGCCCGGAGGCTCGTGGCCTTCAGACTTTATTCCTAATGAAACATCACTTTTTCGTGGTGGCAGTAATTGCATGTTCTGCAATTTCAATTTAATTTTCAGACTTAAGAGTGGACCTTCTTACGAGCATCGTGTcccaggggggagggaagggggggatagAGGAGTTGCAGCCTCTTCCCTCAGGCTTGACTCATCATTTTGGGAGTTGAGCACAAACTGCAAACCCCACGTAACCCAACCTCATCTAACCCAACCTCGCCTAACCCAACCCCATCTAACTGCGATGGAAGACTTGGAACTTACAGTTGGGACATTGACAGTGGTTTTGTGGCGTTCTTAAGGACGGTCGATTTCGGTTTAGTGATGGGCTCAACgacagtccagtcagtcactggaGAATAAGGCTAAGCCAGCttcctgaccaaccagcaagtatacttaagTCCTAAACAAGGTTCCAAACTGAAAAAAAAAAGTCCGTGTATGAAATCTGGGGAAGTAGatttagtaaattaaattaattattaattgtatatgattAAGGAAGTAACGTTAATCATATACATCGAGTAGAACGACTTATccatctcggtgtatatatactcTAAAGAGAAGAGCTCACCCATCAGGGTATATATATTCCCCCACTGAGGAAACACGTCTCGGTTACATAAACAGGTGGGTTGTGAAGGCCTGTGATCCCCGCTGGTGAGTTTGTGTTGAGTgtggctcaccaccacacacagcttcgccgtcccctctccctcccccccccccccttcataggCCTTCAAGTGGCAGATATTGATCCgtgacgggtgggggggggggggaagcaccgGCCGGGTCACTGGTAAATGTCACCACAGTCTCTGTTAATGGTCTTTGTCGAGGCTCCGTCTTGTCCCGCCACACCGTTCTTGTGTGTTATGGTCTTGTCTCTCGTCTGCACCTCTCTCATACACTCGACAagtgtctgtatatatatatatatatatatatatatatatatatatatatatatatatatatatatatatatatatatatatatatatatatatatatatatataataagaaccTTCGGTGTGGAAGACCAAGTAATTCAATAAAGCTGCTGGTGGGAGCCAATTACCAACACGTGGAGGCTTGGCTGAATCGCCTTCAGTGTCTAGAGTGACTGAAAAAAAAGCTTAATTAAACTGTAGTTATGCTTAAAGTGATTGATCGGAGACTTGTATGAACCTAAGACTTTCTCCGCCAGAGCCATGGGCTAGGATACCTCAAGCATTTACGCATCAATGTACGAAACGTACACATCTTTCCCCAGTCatgccggctttgtttacattgattaaacagtttacgagctccgaatttcacaacccaaggttattattgttaaaaACAACCTCGTACTGCCGCGTAGCTCATAACCTGTTtaataatgtaaacaaagccgccatgattgagaaaaagatgtacaggtgtcGTAAGGGGCTGCGTAAATGCTTGACGAATCGTGGCTCGGGTCTTACGTATCGTAAATTAGAcaacagtggagacaggagcctaACGAGGAGCTGAGAGGAGCATCTCTCGTGTCTCAGCTCCCTATGCATCACCATCATTGGGGTTATATCGATCGGGGTTACCTCGGGGGAGGACGGAGGCGACCTCGGCGTCCTCGACACTGGGGGAGGACACATGTCTAGGGGCCTGGACGCCCAGGGACACTGTGGGGGGACACGTCCAGGGGCCTGGACGCCCAGGGACACTGTTGGAGGACACATGTCTAGGGGCCTGGACGCCCAGGGACACTGTGGGGGACACGTCCAGGGGCCTGGACGCCCAGGGACACTGTGGGGGGACACGGCCAGGGACACTGTGGGGGGACACGGCCAGGGACACTGTGGGGGGACACGGCCAGGGGCCTGGACGCCCAGGGACACTGTGGGGGGACACGGCCAGGGACACAGTGAGGGGACACGGCCAGGGACACAGTGGGGGGACACGGCCAGGGACACTGTGGGGGGACACGGCCAGGGGCCTGGACGCCCAGGGACACTGTGGGGGGACACGGCCAGGGACACAGTGAGGGGACACGGCCAGGGACACTGTGGGGGGACACGGCCAGGGACACAGTGAGGGGACACGCCCAGGGACACTGTGGGGGGACACGGCCAGGGGCCTGGACGCAGCAGAGCCTCGACGCATGCTGTTCAGCACCTGGCGGGAGACTTGGGTGTACGGAGCCAGCCCTTACTGCCTGGTTATTATCGTGAGCCAAAACCAGCGAAGCGCGTGTTTACGTCTTAAGAGTAGGTTCCCAATTATCTTTCCcctcttctcttccccttcttttTTTATTTCACGCCCCTTCTGTCTCCCTACCTTCTATCACCCTCTTTGATTTGTGTCTCTTCATTTTCTCtccgctcgctctcgctctctctctctctctctctctctctctctctctctctctctctctctctctctctctctctctctctctctctctctctctctctctctctctctctcctgtagtCACCATGTCTGCGTTCTTCCATCTCGCTCCCCTTTTCCATAACTTCCTCTTtagtttgtattaattcattcgtTATTATTCCATAAGTGCACCAACAGAAATGGGACGATATCGGATTCTGTCATAATGTTCTAGGTATCACTATTCCACCTGTGAGTGCCACTTTTGAATGACACATTCGAGTGCCATCTTTGACGCAATTTAGTGTCACCTTTGAGTACCACATTTGAGTGCCACCTTTGAATGACACATTTGAGTGCCACCTTTGAATGACGTATTTGAGTGCCACCTTTGAATGATACATTTGAGTGCCAGGTTGCAGGGGTGCCTGGGGGTGCCTGGGGGATCCGGGTGGCATCTGGGCAGCAAAGATACGAGAGTGCCACCTCGGGGCCACTCACACAGCTCCCATTGATGCTCTAATTAGGGCGCTTCAACCCCGTGCTCTCAATACGTCAAATATTTTACGCAGTTGCGTTGAAAATGTAACGTTTTAGTTCAACTAAAGCATTTTTAAGACTATTTTTTTTATACATCGGcctcgatgggttaggtgggATGCTTGGGTTCGTAAGTTTCTAACTAAGCAGCAATAGTTTCAGGTTTTTTTACGGAGTGACAAACTGGGAGAACTGGTTAGGCTGATTAGCGACCTTGACTAAATGGCAAAAGTTGGATCTCTTGTCATTTGAGCACTTGGTCGTGTGGTCACAGCTGGACTCGGGGCCAGGATACGTCAAGCATTTACGTGACCACTTTACGAAACCCATGCATCTTTCCTCagctttatttgtatttattaaacagtttacgagcttcgaagctttacaacccaaggttattgttgttatagataACCTCGaagcgcttcggagctcataaactcttTTTATAAATACGATCTAACCCACCAAGAGTGAGGAAAGATGTGAGGGGTTCGTAAGTGAGCACGTAAGTGCTTGATGCATCCAGGTAGGGTGGCATCGCTCAACTCCATACGAGCAGTTTGTTCTGGGTTTCACCCTAGGACACTAGGGTGCCCAGAATGGTGCCCAAAtaattggccaccattcctttcccccgtcccatcccaaatccttatcctgaccccttccaagtgctatatagtagtaatggcttggcgcttcctcctcatagtttccccctTCACGCTGGGACCTCTTATCGCCTTCGCTGAGGTCTTGCCCTGGGCTTCAGCCTCGCTATTAAGACACAAGCGGCTGATATACCAGTATATACCTTAGTCGACTATAATAGAGCCTATATTCCTCACTTGTGACACTCGTTATATTTGAACTAGAATAGCTTTCAACAACCCTTACAGCAATATTTGTTCTTTACTAAAAAAATACGTAATTAGTAATCGGATATTCTTTATTATTAGAGTAAATTTTTGAGATGTACGTTTCATGGCGGAATAGATTGGATATTTGACTTATCCCAGGAGCCGTAGCCTCTCGCCCTCGAAAGCCTATTCTAAATATTTACCCTAAATAGCTGAGCTGTCATTGGCGCTATCGACTGTATATGAaataacaaaactcttaaaatatAAAGCGCGGATATCTGGAGAGAACCGACAGGGCAGGAACCGGTTAGCGTGACCAAGTCAGGAGTTACTGAAATAAAGTCAGCCAAGCGTCGCGAACGAGATAAGAGGGATCTTCACAATGCTTTCGATTCTCAGACGACCGTAAGACGCTGCCGGCGAGGATATGCTGGCtatctgtggtagtgtggtcatAAGCACCACACTGCCAGGATTGGGGAGAAGGAGGAAGGattggggagaggagggaggattGTGGGAGAGGATGAAGGATTGGGGAAAGTAGAAAAGTCCTCACAACACTACGGGAaccacctagtggcactcaggatTGGGGTCAGCAGTGTtcaagatagaatatttgaaatcaatcttatgatgggactaaagcttctgcgtgataacaaaaggaACATGTAccagttgaactgttagaacactCTCTGGCAATGGAATTagtgagtctaaatggattccaaGAACAGCCActtatattaaaatgatgggattgCATGATGTttgtacagatgaaagagtacagcacttccttccaccctggcagatagcacCTTTTGACATTCTGACGCCTGCgttccccaccaagaaactaatcaccttATGTTCAGCTTGCTGTTGAGCATgagtattataattataatacatGCAGGATAGATGTAGTTGTTAATGTAATTATCTCCCTTGAGatctgtgccctctgtaatcctttttgcgctaccgctcaaaggatgagtatggggtgcataataaagtagCCGCCTCCTGGTGCTGCAGCAATCAAAGCGTTATGCAAACCAGACCATTAAGACGAGTGGTACTAACAACGACCCTCTTTAAGTTATTACTTATGCATTGTTACAgggatatattaatttatatataatatatatacataataagaTTAAGAATTAAAGCTAATAACACTTTTGTAATTAGTTAAGTGCTGTTAAACATTGCAGGACAGATGATGTGCTACAAATTTTATAGTAACTGAAAAATAACAGTAATTGTAATTTGTATTTAATGGTGCACTTTGCTAAATTACAAACGCAGTATATCAGTGATGTTTGGGTAGCCGCAGCCTCTATATACGGAGGTACAACGATTTATATACTGGATATATACagggatatataaatatttagagtTTATTTAAATCGGGGACACAGTTCATGGCTGAAGTACATTTGCTGGTTGGTCAATAAGCTCTTGTGATGGCTTGAAAAGCCCCCTCCAGTGGACGGCAGATATAGGCTTTTacgcccaacaccaaaccaagctACGGATTCAGGCTCAATTCTCGCTGTCAACCCAGTTGGTCTGTATCATAAATTATAAATAAGCGCTGGAAATATCGCTCCTGTATGTGACTAGGCTTTTGTTTCCGTGCAATTTGCAACAATATATCttatttttgctgtaatatttgtataaaacaCACAGATGACACCACTATGTAGGCCTACATATTATCTAAAATTCATAAAatacatataaataataataatataggtaTGTTAAAATATAACTACTTGCATAGTTTAACTGAAAGCCGATGTATTTGTGGATAACGAACCCCAGGACGAAGGCCTTACTGATATACATTCTCGTGACCATGTTTACTGATGCGGCAAGTTTGGAGACGCCATCTGCATATACAGAAGGATCATATGACTTCCACTATCATACATAATCTCAAGCAGAGGCGTTGAGCGTATACCGTGAGAGTTTGGGGTTCCATTTTCTTTATTTACCTCGTCGACGAGACATTCTTGATGACCTTTATAAGTTCAGTAAACTCTGGCAATTTATAGCCGGTAGGTGTTTGTATCTTGCTCGTCCACCAGGCAGAAGATAGGTTCCTTGTTCATAAAATGATGTTTATCTAGGGGagtttgttttatttgtattgtCAATTCTCAGCAAATTTATTTCCATACCTTGATGAGattttgggagttgttctactccccaagcctggcccggagCCAGGCTTGGGGAGAAAAATTAAACGAGAAAGAAAAGAGACCACGAGAAACCAAACTCCCTCTCAAACTGTCTGGATATTTATGATGGTCTGAAAGAGtattacggttccagtaatagtctacatgtaaactggcaagtgaacctttgtcctaaacagtgaGTATTCACAAGTcataactttattgtattataaatcgctggtgtaaaatataaaaagtaaatacTGGACACGTTTTCTTTGAATCGGtctgaagaatttggttttctgttaACGGAATTATCGGGTACACccaaatagttttcgaattctATATTTCACATTTTCGTTAATAATGCACCATATTAACATAGCCAAACGTAATGAAGCCTAAACATACCGAAAGTAACCTTTACCTTAACCTAACCGTCGATAGAAAGTAAATAGTAGCACTAATTACGTATTAATTTTCAATCCATTACCCTCGGGATCTCCTCCCTGATGATAGGCTGCAAGGTGAGCAATAGTAGTTCAGTTCCCCTGACCTGAATTCATGTGAAGGAAAATTCTATATTCATTGTGAATAACCCCATTACTATATACCATGTGACGGAATTC
The DNA window shown above is from Procambarus clarkii isolate CNS0578487 chromosome 82, FALCON_Pclarkii_2.0, whole genome shotgun sequence and carries:
- the LOC123749052 gene encoding multiple PDZ domain protein isoform X1 (The sequence of the model RefSeq protein was modified relative to this genomic sequence to represent the inferred CDS: added 408 bases not found in genome assembly) encodes the protein MVIMVQDDDDDEDEEVVYSTLEGGDEDEDEVEEENEAIYATLEEVAEGPPGVYGSVRRSGAVTSSCYTAVPALVVEEVLQEASSRGTPRVGTPPDTPVKKGFSTWGKKMGKKLEQLTRGESKEHIHFPLGSTRTRRRNWRPNKDVETLPVSPKEAKTAPPRQPRRAKVDRVESIRNLFRRSRSWDSAKDLEDLPVTRTTKSSDSSVDGAKGLARDSDNVYESLKDVDSGPVGMKSTTLFRSASTSHLPGCEVGVGVESVGAGEARTEGAEEVGEGECEGKTSEGEKSTKKGQFPYAFLRSRLTSVAEEQATAREECGDSGRGTGSHCGSISDVRTSYSETSDSKSSFSENSDTKSSCSDSSDNKWVREEDEEEDGEETVRGEEASSRVTRTGEDAGTKSSARDVVSPIPAPTGFGDGDFVVTVRVQAAAGGDARTSTVYIERESDEVTCEHVSRKSLLLKQTENKLGGSIKAAVNLAVLTDEEKLGARQAACCHRCCDPLHQQEYAPLPPVRRRQRSQPRIHTRMSYPAASSSTDTLYEVIYPADAYSKRASLDLERLNSRVEPIDRCDQLNRFDRLDRDDRIIEHVLETRRRYSRSVSLDRAESWRWRDSLQSDDCDADSLYSESGYRRRAPSLPRAPSSTATLPQPPLKNKSFRLVRLVKDDSDEGLGLYISGQRALGYAIAHILPGGLTDRDGRLHVGDEIINVNGRRLRGASLEEARHILRHTPSEVDVVVAREPDAPAHESLYSDFDVASMASGRVDSRVETRVDSRVDSVYEEEAALEVRHLALSYHKTCQQYSHRQDDDEPEDNIMNLRDLRDHLESRDVPSDVRCCPRDFPDLPSDIYSGDLAEAPSEHLCECDVHGCSREPRGNRDLRDPSKRRRLDSLREEGVVKAVMVRTVSDSSSGSTPPPGEDESRRLLPLLEDGVFEERPSSQASQVSARTVTSMGSVASIHGTGLTAMSRQVSQRTHRSSSTSTLPRRPKSLNLSFHTVVFEKGHGKKGLGFSIVGGRDSPKGNIGIFVKTIFPSGQAVEEGTLKEGDEIFAINGESLAGASHAEAIAMFKGIRSGKVVLHVGRRAPSKKRAHKTKSFDDLDKFEE
- the LOC123749052 gene encoding multiple PDZ domain protein isoform X2 (The sequence of the model RefSeq protein was modified relative to this genomic sequence to represent the inferred CDS: added 408 bases not found in genome assembly) encodes the protein MSLFGFSTWGKKMGKKLEQLTRGESKEHIHFPLGSTRTRRRNWRPNKDVETLPVSPKEAKTAPPRQPRRAKVDRVESIRNLFRRSRSWDSAKDLEDLPVTRTTKSSDSSVDGAKGLARDSDNVYESLKDVDSGPVGMKSTTLFRSASTSHLPGCEVGVGVESVGAGEARTEGAEEVGEGECEGKTSEGEKSTKKGQFPYAFLRSRLTSVAEEQATAREECGDSGRGTGSHCGSISDVRTSYSETSDSKSSFSENSDTKSSCSDSSDNKWVREEDEEEDGEETVRGEEASSRVTRTGEDAGTKSSARDVVSPIPAPTGFGDGDFVVTVRVQAAAGGDARTSTVYIERESDEVTCEHVSRKSLLLKQTENKLGGSIKAAVNLAVLTDEEKLGARQAACCHRCCDPLHQQEYAPLPPVRRRQRSQPRIHTRMSYPAASSSTDTLYEVIYPADAYSKRASLDLERLNSRVEPIDRCDQLNRFDRLDRDDRIIEHVLETRRRYSRSVSLDRAESWRWRDSLQSDDCDADSLYSESGYRRRAPSLPRAPSSTATLPQPPLKNKSFRLVRLVKDDSDEGLGLYISGQRALGYAIAHILPGGLTDRDGRLHVGDEIINVNGRRLRGASLEEARHILRHTPSEVDVVVAREPDAPAHESLYSDFDVASMASGRVDSRVETRVDSRVDSVYEEEAALEVRHLALSYHKTCQQYSHRQDDDEPEDNIMNLRDLRDHLESRDVPSDVRCCPRDFPDLPSDIYSGDLAEAPSEHLCECDVHGCSREPRGNRDLRDPSKRRRLDSLREEGVVKAVMVRTVSDSSSGSTPPPGEDESRRLLPLLEDGVFEERPSSQASQVSARTVTSMGSVASIHGTGLTAMSRQVSQRTHRSSSTSTLPRRPKSLNLSFHTVVFEKGHGKKGLGFSIVGGRDSPKGNIGIFVKTIFPSGQAVEEGTLKEGDEIFAINGESLAGASHAEAIAMFKGIRSGKVVLHVGRRAPSKKRAHKTKSFDDLDKFEE